A section of the Mesorhizobium loti genome encodes:
- a CDS encoding DUF1697 domain-containing protein — protein MQTYVALLYSIILGEGRRVVMADLKAMAEGLGLRNARTLAATGNLVFDARATDIGKLEQRLETAFEKTFGRHVDIIVRAGEGWLKLAAGNPFPADSAAAGDQVAVRVMRNPAPADAVAALQAYAAEDEKVFSVGGDIWVVFSRERPSSRLLAAMNHKRLGTGTTRNWNTVRKLADMVGQ, from the coding sequence ATGCAGACCTATGTCGCGCTCCTCTACAGCATCATTCTGGGCGAGGGGCGCCGGGTCGTCATGGCCGACCTCAAGGCAATGGCGGAAGGCCTTGGCCTGAGGAATGCCCGCACGCTGGCAGCGACGGGCAATCTGGTTTTCGACGCGCGGGCGACCGATATCGGCAAGTTGGAACAGCGGCTGGAAACGGCCTTCGAAAAAACCTTCGGCCGCCATGTCGACATTATCGTGCGCGCCGGCGAGGGATGGCTGAAACTTGCTGCCGGCAATCCATTCCCGGCGGACTCAGCCGCGGCAGGCGACCAGGTGGCCGTAAGGGTGATGCGCAACCCTGCGCCCGCCGATGCTGTCGCCGCACTCCAGGCCTATGCCGCCGAGGATGAAAAGGTATTTTCAGTCGGCGGCGACATCTGGGTCGTCTTTTCGCGCGAGAGGCCGAGTTCACGGCTGCTCGCGGCGATGAACCACAAGCGTCTCGGCACCGGCACCACGCGCAACTGGAACACAGTGCGCAAGCTGGCCGACATGGTAGGGCAGTAG
- a CDS encoding ABC transporter substrate-binding protein: MKKLLLAASAAALLAGTWLAPAQAEYLKEHRGGTIRLLARSAAGTLDPHINYTDQGWQVYQPIYDGLVAFRKAEGMDGFTIVPDLAEALPEVTNDGKTFTFRLRKGIKFSSGQDLGVKDVVASFQRIFKVSGPTSGTFYAGIVGADKCLADTKGCTLEGGVVGDEAAGTITVNLTKPDAEILYKLALPHAVVLPADTPAEDMGSKPIPSTGPYMISAFDPNKGMTVSRNPNFKQWSEEAQPDGYPDVVQYDFGLSEEAAVTAIQNGEADWMFDALPSDRLGELGSKSMDQLHISPLSAWWYAPLNNRLAPFDNEKARQAVAYAIDRNTLVKLFGGKVLASPVCQVLPPDFPGHEDYCPFTKDPGAKWSAPDLDKAKQLVEESGTKGQKVTIIVEDTAISRSIGVYLQSVLTTIGYVADVKPISSNIQFTYIQNTNNKVQMSVTQWYKDYPAASDFLNILFSCASFREGSDASINIAGFCDKDIDAKMQKALDLGVTDQKAADKLWAEIDKQVTDKAPAVGLFTPKRLDFVSKRVGNFKFNRQFNWMITQSWVQ; this comes from the coding sequence ATGAAGAAACTGCTCCTGGCGGCATCAGCAGCCGCATTGCTGGCCGGCACCTGGTTGGCCCCGGCACAGGCTGAATATCTCAAGGAGCACCGAGGCGGCACCATCCGCCTTCTGGCCCGCTCCGCGGCGGGAACGCTCGACCCGCACATCAATTACACCGACCAGGGCTGGCAGGTGTACCAGCCGATCTATGACGGGCTCGTGGCCTTCCGCAAGGCCGAGGGCATGGACGGCTTCACCATCGTTCCCGACCTGGCCGAGGCACTGCCCGAGGTTACCAATGACGGCAAGACCTTCACCTTCAGGTTACGCAAGGGCATCAAGTTTTCCAGCGGCCAGGATCTTGGCGTGAAGGATGTCGTCGCCTCGTTCCAGCGCATCTTCAAGGTTTCAGGGCCGACCTCCGGCACGTTCTATGCCGGCATCGTCGGCGCCGACAAATGCCTGGCCGATACCAAGGGCTGCACGCTGGAAGGCGGCGTTGTCGGCGATGAAGCGGCCGGCACCATCACCGTCAACCTCACCAAGCCCGACGCCGAAATCCTCTACAAGCTTGCCCTGCCGCATGCCGTGGTCCTGCCGGCGGACACGCCAGCCGAAGACATGGGCTCCAAACCCATCCCCAGCACCGGTCCATACATGATCTCCGCCTTCGACCCCAACAAAGGCATGACGGTTTCGCGCAATCCCAATTTCAAGCAGTGGAGCGAGGAAGCGCAGCCGGACGGCTATCCGGACGTTGTCCAATATGATTTCGGCCTGTCCGAGGAAGCGGCCGTCACCGCGATCCAGAACGGCGAAGCGGACTGGATGTTCGACGCATTGCCGAGCGACCGCCTGGGCGAACTTGGCAGCAAATCCATGGACCAGTTGCACATCTCGCCGCTTTCAGCCTGGTGGTATGCCCCGCTTAACAACCGCCTCGCTCCATTCGACAATGAAAAGGCGCGCCAGGCCGTTGCCTATGCGATCGACCGCAACACACTGGTCAAGCTTTTCGGCGGCAAGGTGCTGGCCTCGCCGGTCTGCCAGGTCCTGCCGCCGGACTTCCCCGGCCATGAAGACTATTGCCCCTTCACCAAGGACCCCGGCGCCAAATGGTCGGCGCCTGATCTCGACAAGGCCAAGCAGCTCGTCGAGGAATCGGGAACCAAGGGCCAGAAGGTGACCATCATCGTCGAGGATACCGCCATTTCCCGGTCGATCGGCGTCTATCTGCAGAGCGTGCTGACGACCATCGGCTATGTGGCCGACGTCAAGCCGATCTCGTCCAATATCCAGTTCACCTACATCCAGAACACCAACAACAAAGTGCAGATGTCCGTCACCCAATGGTACAAGGACTATCCGGCGGCTTCGGACTTCCTGAACATCCTGTTCAGCTGCGCCTCCTTCCGTGAAGGTTCGGATGCCTCGATCAACATCGCCGGCTTCTGCGACAAGGACATCGATGCCAAGATGCAAAAGGCGCTGGACCTTGGCGTGACGGACCAGAAAGCCGCCGACAAATTGTGGGCCGAAATCGACAAGCAAGTCACCGACAAGGCACCGGCCGTCGGCCTCTTCACGCCGAAGCGGCTTGACTTCGTCAGCAAACGGGTCGGCAATTTCAAGTTCAACCGGCAGTTCAACTGGATGATCACCCAGTCCTGGGTGCAGTAA
- a CDS encoding LysR substrate-binding domain-containing protein: MFLDGDLVALVLGYPRTGQAIKRQFCPSRLTKTQLTIHDWPMALPSLNGMRAFEAAARLGSIKDAAEELHLTPSAISRHIRALERNLGQDLFERGFRQITPTIRGSYYARSLSEAFEAIWRATDDVSLTDGPGHGRTQRVRVLCVPVVLNLWLADRLPNFRRLHPTVELEISTSGKPANFDLAIVDEFVYKAGPALTLLIPVVLTPVCAPSLLDGPVPLRSPADLVNHHLIHECETMRWKRWLEQEGVSDTTPKSSTTLDDCTLIMREAINGAGIALADTMMAQDFLEQGKLVAPFRARHTYPAGIYLHRPRSIGNKPGTSLFQDWLLSEVEDHKRVMAIT, translated from the coding sequence TTGTTTTTGGACGGCGACTTAGTCGCTCTTGTCCTTGGGTATCCCCGAACAGGCCAGGCGATCAAACGCCAATTTTGCCCAAGTCGATTGACAAAAACTCAACTGACAATTCATGATTGGCCCATGGCCTTACCGTCACTCAATGGCATGCGCGCTTTCGAGGCCGCCGCACGTCTCGGCAGCATCAAGGATGCGGCCGAAGAACTGCACCTGACGCCCTCGGCCATAAGCCGCCACATCCGTGCGCTTGAAAGGAATCTCGGCCAGGATCTGTTCGAGCGCGGATTTCGCCAGATAACGCCGACCATCAGGGGCTCTTATTATGCGCGCAGCCTCTCCGAGGCATTCGAGGCCATCTGGCGCGCCACCGACGATGTCAGCCTCACCGATGGTCCGGGTCACGGCAGGACCCAACGTGTCCGGGTGTTGTGCGTGCCGGTCGTTCTGAACCTTTGGCTGGCGGACCGCTTGCCGAACTTTCGCCGGCTGCACCCGACGGTGGAGCTGGAGATCTCGACATCAGGCAAGCCCGCCAACTTCGATTTGGCCATTGTCGACGAGTTCGTCTACAAGGCCGGCCCGGCTCTGACGTTGCTCATTCCGGTGGTACTGACGCCTGTCTGCGCGCCCTCATTGCTCGATGGGCCTGTGCCGCTGCGATCGCCCGCTGACCTGGTCAATCACCACCTGATCCATGAATGCGAGACCATGCGATGGAAGCGGTGGCTGGAGCAGGAAGGTGTTTCGGATACGACGCCCAAATCCAGCACGACGCTGGATGATTGCACGCTGATCATGCGCGAGGCGATCAATGGCGCCGGAATAGCGCTTGCCGACACGATGATGGCACAGGACTTTCTTGAGCAAGGCAAGCTTGTCGCCCCGTTTCGTGCCCGCCACACCTACCCGGCAGGCATCTATCTGCACCGGCCTCGCAGCATCGGCAACAAGCCAGGCACCAGCCTGTTTCAGGATTGGCTATTGTCCGAAGTCGAGGACCACAAGCGGGTAATGGCCATCACCTAG
- a CDS encoding NCS1 family nucleobase:cation symporter-1 has protein sequence MTIQGASPGLYNEDLAPAKVRNWGAFSIFNVWTSDVHSLWGYYLAASLFLFCGGFVNFIIAIGIGSLIIYALMNMVGYAGVKTGVPYPVLARASFGVWGANIPALVRAIVACFWYGAQTAAASGAIVALLTRMQWFDEFNKTSHLLGHSTLEVICFVIIWALQLLIIQKGMETVRRFQDWAGPAVWVMMLLLAIYLCVKSGTFAFTSDIPMDVLREKTADAGIPGDPGSWTALFGVAAIWVTYFSALYLNFCDFARYAPDKAALRKGNIWGLPVNLILFSLVAGVTTIAAYDVYHEVLLHPDQISAKFDSWFLAALAALTFAVATLGINVVANFVSPAFDFSNVFPRQIDFKKGGYIAALIALVLYPFAPWEGGAAHFVGVIGATMGPIFGVMMVDYYLIRKGEVDVEALYREDGEFRFQGGWHVNAFIAAGIGAVFSSILPNFTNWLPAWWGVYGWFFGVAIAGVIYYVLRTAAVGAGARTAKA, from the coding sequence ATGACGATACAAGGCGCATCGCCTGGCCTGTACAATGAGGACCTCGCTCCCGCCAAAGTTCGAAACTGGGGAGCGTTTTCGATCTTCAACGTCTGGACGTCGGACGTCCATAGCCTGTGGGGCTATTATCTCGCCGCCAGCCTGTTTCTGTTCTGCGGCGGCTTCGTCAATTTCATCATAGCCATCGGCATCGGGTCTCTGATCATCTACGCGCTGATGAACATGGTCGGCTATGCCGGCGTGAAGACCGGCGTGCCCTACCCCGTGCTTGCTCGCGCCTCCTTCGGGGTGTGGGGAGCCAACATACCGGCGCTGGTGCGCGCCATCGTCGCCTGCTTCTGGTACGGCGCGCAAACGGCGGCCGCATCCGGCGCGATCGTGGCCTTGCTGACCCGCATGCAATGGTTCGACGAATTCAACAAGACTTCGCATCTTCTCGGCCATTCCACGCTGGAAGTGATCTGCTTCGTCATCATCTGGGCGCTGCAGTTGCTGATCATCCAGAAAGGCATGGAAACGGTACGCCGCTTCCAGGATTGGGCCGGGCCCGCGGTCTGGGTGATGATGCTGCTCCTTGCCATCTATCTCTGCGTCAAGTCAGGGACCTTCGCCTTCACCAGCGATATTCCAATGGATGTGCTGCGCGAAAAGACCGCCGATGCCGGCATTCCGGGCGACCCCGGATCGTGGACGGCACTCTTCGGGGTTGCCGCGATCTGGGTGACCTATTTCTCGGCGCTTTATCTCAATTTCTGCGACTTCGCCCGCTACGCGCCGGATAAGGCCGCGCTGCGCAAGGGCAACATCTGGGGCCTGCCGGTCAACCTGATCCTGTTCTCGCTGGTCGCTGGCGTCACCACCATTGCCGCCTACGACGTCTATCACGAAGTACTGCTGCATCCCGACCAGATCTCGGCCAAGTTCGACAGCTGGTTCCTGGCGGCCCTTGCCGCGCTGACCTTCGCGGTGGCGACGCTCGGCATCAACGTCGTCGCCAACTTCGTCTCGCCGGCCTTCGACTTCTCCAACGTCTTCCCGCGCCAGATCGACTTCAAGAAGGGCGGCTACATCGCGGCGCTGATCGCGCTCGTGCTCTATCCCTTCGCACCGTGGGAAGGCGGCGCGGCGCATTTTGTCGGCGTCATCGGCGCGACGATGGGACCGATCTTCGGAGTCATGATGGTCGACTACTATCTGATCCGCAAAGGCGAGGTCGACGTCGAGGCGCTTTATCGCGAGGATGGCGAGTTCCGTTTCCAGGGCGGCTGGCATGTCAATGCCTTCATCGCCGCCGGCATTGGTGCCGTCTTCTCGTCGATCCTGCCGAACTTCACCAACTGGCTGCCTGCCTGGTGGGGCGTCTACGGCTGGTTCTTCGGTGTCGCCATCGCCGGCGTCATCTACTACGTGCTGCGCACCGCCGCCGTGGGTGCGGGCGCCAGGACGGCGAAGGCCTGA
- a CDS encoding proline iminopeptidase-family hydrolase — protein MSSGIIGREGRAAFRNYETWYRISGDIDAAKAPVVILHGGPGAAHNYVDAYKLLARRDRAVIHYDQLGCGNSTLLPEKGADFWTPRLFIDELENLVDRLGIRAGFHVLGQSWGGMLGAEYAVTRPKGLKSLTIANSPASMKLWVEEANRLRADLPEDVQETLTRHEQAGTTDDPAYQAATMAFYERHVCRVVPFPPEVTETFAQVVRNPTVYNLMNGPNEFHVIGTLKNWSIIDRLPAIDVPTLIISGRHDEATPATVQPFKDGIRGSRWEIFEHSSHMPHVEEQDACMRAVGDFLDHNDN, from the coding sequence ATGTCGTCTGGGATCATTGGCAGGGAAGGGCGGGCCGCCTTCCGCAACTACGAAACCTGGTATCGGATCTCCGGCGACATCGACGCCGCCAAGGCCCCGGTGGTGATCCTGCATGGTGGACCAGGCGCCGCCCACAACTATGTCGATGCCTACAAGCTTCTTGCCCGAAGAGATCGCGCCGTCATCCACTATGACCAGTTGGGCTGCGGCAATTCCACATTGCTGCCCGAGAAAGGCGCCGACTTCTGGACACCTCGGCTTTTCATCGACGAGCTTGAAAACCTGGTCGACCGTCTTGGCATTCGCGCGGGCTTCCATGTGCTTGGCCAGAGCTGGGGTGGCATGCTGGGCGCCGAATATGCGGTCACGCGGCCGAAAGGTCTGAAGTCGCTGACCATCGCCAACTCGCCGGCTTCGATGAAGCTGTGGGTCGAAGAGGCCAACCGGTTGCGCGCCGATCTGCCCGAGGACGTGCAGGAGACACTGACCCGGCACGAGCAGGCCGGCACGACGGACGATCCGGCCTACCAGGCGGCGACGATGGCTTTCTACGAGCGGCATGTCTGCCGGGTCGTGCCGTTTCCGCCAGAGGTGACGGAGACCTTCGCCCAGGTTGTGCGCAATCCCACCGTCTATAATTTGATGAATGGGCCGAACGAGTTCCACGTCATCGGAACCCTGAAGAATTGGAGCATCATCGACCGCCTGCCGGCCATCGATGTTCCCACGCTGATCATCTCCGGACGTCACGACGAGGCCACGCCCGCGACCGTGCAGCCCTTCAAGGACGGCATCCGAGGATCGCGCTGGGAGATATTCGAGCACTCCAGCCACATGCCGCATGTCGAAGAACAGGATGCGTGCATGCGGGCGGTGGGAGACTTCCTGGACCACAACGACAACTGA
- a CDS encoding leucyl aminopeptidase → MPQSPVPVFETVDEISAEASVVVILQTAQTGFGPRAAALDAEMGGVLSRACSDPAALAESGTCIDLIAPQAVSVRRVIVLALGKAEAVSALSLARAGGLLAAHLESKGECAATLVLDPIADVGLPGAEILARVALGMRLRRYRFDMRNRRQGAGADRTLRVQLVGASSAELTPALARVNAIADGVEYARTLVNLPPNHLHPDNFHDHLEPLREAGIDIEILDAAQLKELGMNALLAVGSGSARPPRVAVLRYRGKGAPSQPLAFVGKGVCFDSGGLCIKRGEQMFDMKADMGGAAAVVGLLIALARQGSPVHAVGVLGIAENMPSGTALKPRDIITTASGQTVEVFDTDAEGRLLLADCLHYAATRFNPSVIVDLATLTYSVTRGLGSIFAGLFSTDDAIAAQMIAAGETVGERFWRLPLDRAYDEGLQSPFADLRHHAKDMEDGDAPYAAAFLRHFTEDRPWVHLDIASKELTDTDRPLGRQGATAFGVQMLEEWVQAGRKVN, encoded by the coding sequence ATGCCTCAATCGCCAGTGCCGGTCTTCGAAACGGTGGACGAGATTTCCGCGGAAGCCTCTGTCGTCGTGATCTTGCAAACCGCCCAGACAGGCTTTGGCCCCCGGGCAGCGGCGCTGGATGCTGAAATGGGCGGGGTTCTGTCCCGCGCCTGCTCCGACCCGGCCGCATTGGCCGAATCCGGGACCTGCATCGATCTCATCGCCCCCCAGGCCGTATCGGTCCGGCGCGTAATCGTCCTCGCCCTGGGCAAGGCGGAAGCCGTGAGCGCCCTGTCATTGGCGCGCGCCGGCGGTCTGCTTGCCGCTCATTTGGAAAGCAAGGGCGAATGCGCGGCCACGCTTGTCCTCGACCCTATTGCCGATGTCGGCTTGCCCGGAGCCGAGATCCTGGCGCGCGTCGCGCTTGGCATGCGGCTGCGGCGCTATCGTTTCGACATGCGCAACCGGCGCCAGGGGGCGGGAGCGGATCGAACCCTGCGGGTGCAACTGGTCGGAGCAAGCAGCGCGGAGCTGACCCCGGCGCTGGCCCGGGTCAATGCAATCGCCGATGGCGTCGAATACGCGCGCACGCTGGTCAACCTGCCGCCGAACCATCTCCACCCCGACAATTTCCACGATCATCTGGAGCCACTGCGCGAGGCCGGCATCGACATCGAAATACTCGATGCCGCGCAACTGAAAGAGCTCGGCATGAACGCGCTGCTGGCGGTCGGCTCCGGCTCGGCGCGGCCGCCACGGGTGGCCGTGCTGCGTTATCGCGGCAAGGGTGCTCCCTCGCAACCGCTGGCATTCGTCGGCAAGGGCGTCTGTTTCGATTCCGGAGGCCTCTGCATCAAGCGCGGCGAGCAGATGTTCGACATGAAGGCCGATATGGGCGGGGCGGCGGCGGTGGTCGGCCTGCTGATCGCGCTCGCCCGGCAAGGCAGCCCGGTACACGCCGTCGGCGTCCTCGGTATTGCCGAGAACATGCCGTCCGGCACCGCTCTCAAACCGCGCGACATCATCACGACAGCCTCGGGACAGACCGTGGAAGTGTTCGACACCGACGCCGAAGGGCGCCTGCTTCTGGCCGATTGTCTCCACTACGCGGCAACACGCTTCAATCCGTCGGTGATCGTCGATCTGGCGACGCTGACCTATTCGGTGACGCGCGGCCTGGGATCGATATTCGCCGGCCTGTTCAGCACCGACGATGCCATCGCCGCGCAGATGATCGCGGCCGGCGAAACCGTCGGCGAGCGGTTCTGGCGGCTGCCTCTCGACCGTGCCTATGACGAGGGACTGCAATCGCCATTCGCCGACCTCCGCCACCATGCCAAGGACATGGAGGATGGCGATGCTCCCTATGCGGCTGCTTTCCTGCGCCATTTCACGGAAGACCGCCCGTGGGTGCATCTCGACATCGCCAGCAAGGAATTGACCGACACCGATCGGCCCTTGGGCAGGCAAGGTGCCACCGCCTTCGGCGTGCAGATGCTGGAAGAGTGGGTGCAGGCCGGCCGCAAGGTAAACTAG
- a CDS encoding ABC transporter permease encodes MIYAILRRFGQMLFVMFGISVIVFLIFFATPGADPAARIAGRNASPEVLEAVRHSFGFDRPLYVQYVKMMEKIFVTGDLTSFVNRGWKVVPAVMDSIPVTLSLVFGAAVLWVVVSIIIGIVAAATRDSWLDKLLMALGLLGISMPVYWLGEVMNLITQSRYHDSWAFSWVPPLGYKNFSDDPKGWFLTLIIPWITLAILYIGIYGRVLRAAIIESLQEDYIRTARAKGLSETRILLRHALRTSLIAFVTLFGLDFGALVGGSALLTEVVFGLHGIGKLTYDALQNLDLPMIMATVMYASMFVVIANAVVDFVYILLDPRLRTS; translated from the coding sequence ATGATCTACGCCATCCTGCGCCGTTTCGGTCAGATGCTGTTCGTCATGTTCGGCATCTCGGTCATTGTCTTCCTGATCTTTTTCGCGACGCCGGGCGCCGACCCGGCCGCGCGCATCGCCGGCCGCAATGCGTCGCCCGAAGTGCTGGAGGCGGTGCGCCACAGTTTTGGCTTCGACCGGCCACTCTACGTGCAATATGTGAAAATGATGGAGAAGATCTTCGTCACCGGCGACCTGACCTCGTTCGTCAACCGTGGCTGGAAGGTGGTGCCGGCGGTCATGGATTCCATTCCGGTCACACTCTCGCTGGTGTTCGGGGCTGCGGTCCTGTGGGTGGTTGTCTCCATCATCATCGGCATCGTCGCCGCCGCCACCCGCGACAGCTGGCTGGACAAGCTTCTGATGGCGCTGGGGCTGCTCGGCATCTCCATGCCGGTCTACTGGCTGGGCGAGGTGATGAACCTGATCACCCAGAGCCGCTACCATGACAGTTGGGCGTTCTCCTGGGTGCCGCCGCTCGGCTACAAGAATTTCTCCGACGATCCGAAGGGCTGGTTCCTGACGCTGATCATTCCATGGATCACGCTGGCCATCCTCTACATCGGCATCTATGGACGCGTGCTGCGTGCGGCGATCATCGAATCCCTGCAGGAAGACTATATCCGCACGGCCCGGGCCAAGGGGCTGTCGGAGACCCGTATCCTGTTGCGCCATGCCTTGCGCACGTCGCTCATTGCCTTCGTCACCTTGTTCGGTCTCGACTTCGGCGCACTGGTGGGAGGTTCGGCGTTGCTGACCGAGGTGGTGTTCGGGCTGCACGGTATCGGCAAGCTCACCTATGACGCGCTGCAGAACCTCGATCTGCCGATGATCATGGCAACGGTGATGTATGCTTCCATGTTCGTGGTGATCGCCAACGCGGTCGTCGATTTCGTCTACATCCTTCTCGATCCGCGCCTGAGGACATCATGA
- a CDS encoding ABC transporter permease, whose product MSNQAVAVPRKTRGPWAVAFAKLARDRAAMASLAVFLLIVLACLSAPLYAQWAGVDPFASTLDAVIQIDGTDVPVMEQSTEGLGLGYTPLGPTWRLGNYFLGADSQGRDVMARMLYGGLSSLLISGAATIFTLIIGTAAGLVAGYFGGVTDTVLSRLLDVLWAFPIYLLAISLSIVTIAQGIRIGPIDIESGSLWLPVIIIGIVYVPYVARPIRGQVLSLRHSEFVLAAINLGVPGWRILWRDILPNITTTLIVFVPLMMALNMLTESALSFLSIGVQPPAASWGTIIQDGQALLYTRPLVALVPGLAIAVSVMALNVFGDGLRDALDPRSKVRLGRD is encoded by the coding sequence GTGTCGAACCAAGCTGTCGCCGTGCCGCGCAAGACGCGAGGGCCCTGGGCCGTCGCGTTCGCGAAGCTGGCAAGGGACAGGGCCGCGATGGCGTCCCTGGCCGTGTTCCTCCTCATCGTCCTTGCCTGCCTCAGTGCGCCTCTCTATGCGCAATGGGCAGGCGTGGACCCATTCGCCTCGACGCTCGACGCCGTCATCCAGATCGACGGCACCGACGTCCCGGTAATGGAACAATCGACCGAGGGGCTCGGGCTCGGCTACACGCCCCTCGGTCCGACCTGGCGGCTCGGCAATTATTTCCTCGGCGCCGACAGTCAAGGGCGCGATGTCATGGCCCGGATGCTCTATGGCGGGCTGAGCTCGCTGCTGATCTCCGGGGCGGCCACCATCTTCACGCTGATCATCGGCACGGCGGCGGGATTGGTAGCCGGCTATTTCGGCGGCGTCACCGACACGGTGCTGTCGCGCTTGCTGGATGTCCTGTGGGCGTTTCCGATCTACCTGCTGGCGATTTCGCTTTCCATCGTCACCATCGCGCAAGGGATCAGGATCGGGCCGATAGATATCGAGTCCGGCAGCCTGTGGCTGCCGGTCATCATCATCGGCATCGTCTACGTGCCCTATGTGGCTCGACCGATACGCGGTCAGGTCCTGTCGCTGCGGCACAGCGAGTTCGTGCTCGCCGCGATCAATCTGGGCGTGCCGGGATGGCGCATCCTGTGGCGCGATATCCTGCCCAACATTACAACCACGCTCATCGTTTTCGTGCCGCTGATGATGGCGTTGAACATGTTGACGGAATCGGCGCTCTCCTTCCTGTCGATCGGCGTGCAGCCGCCGGCTGCGAGCTGGGGCACCATCATCCAGGACGGACAGGCGCTGCTTTACACCAGGCCGCTGGTGGCGCTGGTTCCGGGCCTGGCGATCGCGGTTTCGGTCATGGCGCTCAATGTCTTCGGCGACGGGCTGCGCGACGCGCTCGATCCGCGCTCCAAGGTTCGGCTGGGGCGCGACTGA
- a CDS encoding CTP synthase encodes MTPMARYVFITGGVVSSLGKGIAAAALGALLQARGYRARIKKLDPYLNVDPGTMSPYQHGEVFVTDDGAETDLDLGHYERFTGRSANQQDNITTGRIYKNIIERERRGDYLGATVQVIPHVTDEIKNFVLNGNDDYDFVLCEIGGTVGDIEAMPFLEAIRQLGNDLPRNNAVYVHLTLMPYIPTAGELKTKPTQHSVKELRGIGIAPDILLVRADRAIPKEERRKLSLFCNVRESAVIQALDVPHIYDVPMAYHKEGLDSEVLAAFGIDPAPKPRMEPWQKVSDRIHSPEGEVTIAIVGKYTGLKDAYKSLIEALSHGGLANHVKVKLDWIESEIFEKEDPTPWLEKVHGILVPGGFGERGSEGKILAAKFARERKVPYFGICFGMQMACIEAARSLAGVEHASSTEFGPTNEPVVGLMTEWLKGNMLEKRRETGDLGGTMRLGAYQADLAKGSKIADIYGDTQISERHRHRYEVNIDYKERLEDCGLVFAGMSPDGVLPETVEYPDHPWFIGVQYHPELKSRPLDPHPLFASFIEAAVEQSRLV; translated from the coding sequence ATGACTCCCATGGCGCGATATGTATTCATCACAGGCGGCGTGGTTTCCTCACTTGGAAAAGGCATTGCCGCAGCGGCCCTAGGGGCTCTCCTGCAGGCGCGAGGTTATCGCGCACGCATCAAAAAACTCGACCCTTACCTCAATGTCGATCCCGGCACGATGTCGCCGTACCAGCATGGCGAGGTGTTCGTCACCGACGATGGTGCGGAGACCGACCTCGATCTTGGCCATTACGAGCGCTTCACCGGCCGCTCGGCCAATCAGCAGGACAACATCACCACCGGCCGGATCTACAAGAACATCATCGAGCGTGAGCGGCGCGGTGACTATCTCGGCGCCACCGTCCAGGTCATCCCGCACGTCACCGACGAGATCAAGAATTTCGTCCTCAACGGCAATGACGACTATGATTTCGTGCTGTGCGAGATCGGCGGCACGGTGGGCGACATCGAGGCGATGCCGTTCCTCGAGGCGATCCGCCAGCTCGGAAACGATCTGCCGCGCAACAATGCCGTCTATGTGCATCTGACCTTGATGCCCTACATTCCGACGGCGGGTGAGCTGAAAACCAAGCCGACCCAGCATTCGGTCAAGGAATTGCGCGGCATCGGCATCGCGCCCGACATTTTGCTGGTGCGCGCCGACCGTGCCATTCCCAAGGAAGAGCGCAGGAAACTGTCGCTGTTTTGCAATGTCAGGGAAAGCGCGGTCATCCAGGCGCTCGACGTGCCGCACATCTACGACGTGCCGATGGCCTACCACAAGGAAGGGCTTGATTCGGAAGTGCTGGCCGCCTTTGGCATCGATCCTGCGCCGAAGCCGCGCATGGAGCCCTGGCAGAAGGTCTCCGACCGCATCCACAGCCCGGAAGGCGAGGTGACCATTGCCATCGTCGGCAAGTATACCGGCCTCAAGGACGCCTACAAATCGCTGATCGAGGCGCTGTCGCATGGCGGGCTCGCCAACCACGTCAAGGTCAAGCTCGACTGGATCGAATCGGAGATCTTCGAAAAGGAAGATCCGACGCCGTGGCTGGAAAAGGTGCATGGCATCCTGGTTCCCGGCGGCTTTGGCGAACGTGGCTCCGAAGGCAAGATCCTGGCGGCGAAGTTCGCGCGCGAGCGCAAGGTACCGTATTTCGGCATCTGCTTCGGCATGCAGATGGCTTGCATCGAGGCGGCGCGGTCGCTGGCCGGCGTCGAGCATGCGTCCTCGACCGAGTTCGGCCCGACCAACGAACCGGTCGTCGGCCTGATGACGGAATGGCTGAAAGGCAACATGCTGGAAAAACGCCGCGAGACCGGCGACCTCGGCGGCACCATGAGGCTCGGCGCCTACCAGGCCGATCTCGCCAAGGGGTCCAAGATCGCCGATATCTATGGCGACACGCAGATTTCCGAGCGCCATCGCCACCGCTACGAGGTCAATATCGACTACAAGGAGCGGCTTGAGGATTGCGGTCTGGTGTTTGCCGGCATGTCGCCGGATGGCGTGCTGCCGGAAACGGTGGAATATCCAGATCATCCCTGGTTCATCGGTGTGCAGTATCACCCCGAGCTGAAGAGCCGGCCGCTCGATCCGCATCCGCTGTTCGCCAGCTTCATCGAGGCAGCGGTGGAACAGTCGCGCCTGGTCTAG